One Chlamydiota bacterium genomic window carries:
- a CDS encoding TolC family protein has product MKYKILWSLFLLSVILFTFALQAEERVHGAERGFLTQEALRVNPEIHAFRKKWEVAKAQAIQAGVLEDPMLGVEFEGVPTDTADLGRTSDIEWSFTQTIPFPGKLSLKKKMALEEAQKAYFEYLEKENEVLREVKSTYADLILMGETLKILLENADLLIQFENIAKSKYEVGKVSQQDLLKAQVELAKVKNQILIKEEERERAIAKMNQLLARKPDHPLGEVSSDHRFLQDFSLEDLMMIALENRSELKAMGAEIHSGEWGVRLAKRQYWPDFFSKFESRQFQGTGLEEYDVMLGVNLPWFWTRSRLEGAVKEANANLEMAHYSYESKKLEIFFEIKDALVKVNTSKNLIHLYQTSILPKSQEAVKAAQIAYQSDKIDFLMLLDGQRALLNFQIEYEEALADYDKSLAELERSVGRDFENSKFKNQNAK; this is encoded by the coding sequence ATGAAGTATAAGATATTATGGAGTCTTTTTTTGCTCAGCGTGATTCTCTTCACTTTTGCTCTTCAGGCAGAAGAGAGGGTTCATGGAGCAGAAAGAGGTTTTCTAACTCAGGAGGCTCTTCGTGTCAATCCCGAAATTCATGCGTTTCGAAAAAAATGGGAAGTGGCTAAAGCCCAAGCGATTCAAGCAGGTGTGCTTGAGGATCCTATGCTGGGGGTTGAATTTGAAGGGGTTCCCACCGACACAGCGGATTTGGGGCGCACCAGTGATATTGAATGGAGTTTTACCCAGACCATTCCTTTTCCAGGCAAACTTTCTTTAAAGAAAAAAATGGCGCTTGAAGAGGCCCAAAAGGCCTATTTTGAATATTTGGAAAAAGAGAATGAAGTGCTTAGGGAGGTGAAATCAACTTATGCAGATCTTATTTTAATGGGCGAGACTCTGAAAATTCTCCTGGAAAATGCAGATCTTCTGATCCAGTTTGAAAACATTGCCAAAAGTAAATACGAGGTGGGAAAAGTTTCTCAACAGGATTTGTTAAAGGCTCAAGTTGAATTGGCCAAAGTTAAAAATCAGATTTTAATTAAAGAGGAAGAGCGAGAAAGGGCTATTGCCAAAATGAATCAGCTTCTTGCCCGAAAACCGGATCATCCCTTGGGTGAAGTTTCTTCTGACCATCGGTTTTTACAGGATTTTTCGCTGGAAGATTTGATGATGATCGCGTTAGAAAATCGTTCGGAATTGAAGGCGATGGGAGCGGAAATTCATTCGGGGGAGTGGGGGGTTCGGTTGGCCAAACGTCAGTATTGGCCCGACTTTTTTTCGAAGTTCGAAAGTCGTCAATTCCAGGGAACGGGATTGGAAGAGTATGACGTGATGCTGGGGGTGAACCTTCCATGGTTTTGGACCCGTTCTCGATTAGAGGGAGCCGTCAAAGAGGCCAATGCAAATCTTGAAATGGCTCATTATTCTTATGAATCAAAAAAGCTCGAGATTTTTTTCGAAATTAAAGATGCCTTAGTCAAGGTCAATACCTCAAAGAATCTGATTCATCTTTATCAAACGAGTATTCTTCCTAAATCACAAGAAGCGGTGAAGGCGGCTCAGATTGCCTATCAGTCGGACAAGATCGATTTTTTGATGCTTTTGGATGGTCAAAGGGCGTTATTGAATTTTCAGATCGAATACGAAGAGGCCCTGGCGGATTATGATAAGAGTTTGGCTGAATTAGAAAGAAGTGTGGGAAGGGATTTTGAAAATTCAAAATTCAAAAATCAAAATGCAAAATGA
- a CDS encoding D-alanyl-D-alanine carboxypeptidase has translation MKKIIIHFILLTVTTLALGKHTYQAKRVSHAHPKSEKHVSAHHTKKSSSSYLNERGIPDSSLSSYLVINADTHDILVQKDPNEAHAPASLTKLMTLYLVLEAIQKGKINWEQIYTVSPRISSIGGSRAKLWRGEKISIRDLVKATVIGSANDAAVLLAEIVSGSQNSFVEIMNQRAHQLGLTQTIFRSPHGLPVPKDQPKDTTTASDLARLALALLRDHPNILEYSSVKETTIREGKWRFINTNKLIGKYPGMDGLKTGFTNDAGFCLVATVKKENLRLISVVLGAPTNKERFKYTRQLLDDGFSRYTNIFIPCKGKVFDLSIHHSSQKVDQGIACGNLLFMVPKNKASQVKFSLLVSPSLILPIAQGQKIGEYVATLDQEILAHVNVEAKDEIKKAGVFRRIWGGS, from the coding sequence ATGAAAAAAATTATTATTCATTTTATTTTACTGACAGTTACAACACTTGCTCTTGGGAAGCATACTTACCAAGCAAAACGCGTTTCTCATGCACATCCTAAGTCTGAAAAACATGTCTCAGCTCATCACACAAAAAAATCTTCCAGCTCCTATTTAAATGAAAGGGGAATACCTGATTCTTCCCTCTCCTCCTATCTTGTGATCAATGCAGACACCCATGACATTCTCGTTCAGAAAGACCCCAATGAAGCTCATGCCCCGGCGAGTCTCACAAAGCTGATGACCCTTTATTTGGTTCTTGAAGCCATCCAAAAAGGAAAAATAAACTGGGAGCAAATTTATACCGTCTCCCCTCGAATCAGTTCCATTGGCGGGTCTCGGGCCAAGCTCTGGCGGGGAGAAAAAATTTCGATTCGAGACTTGGTCAAAGCAACCGTGATTGGTAGCGCCAACGATGCAGCTGTTCTTCTTGCTGAAATCGTTTCGGGGTCTCAAAATTCTTTTGTAGAGATCATGAATCAAAGGGCCCATCAATTGGGCCTCACTCAAACCATTTTTAGAAGCCCCCATGGGCTTCCCGTCCCAAAGGATCAACCCAAAGATACGACCACCGCATCTGACCTAGCTCGTCTGGCTCTAGCCCTATTACGGGACCATCCCAACATCTTAGAATATTCTTCTGTCAAAGAAACCACCATCCGAGAAGGCAAATGGCGCTTCATCAATACAAATAAATTGATTGGAAAATATCCTGGAATGGACGGACTGAAAACTGGATTCACAAATGACGCGGGGTTTTGCCTGGTTGCTACTGTAAAAAAAGAGAATCTTCGATTGATCTCAGTTGTTCTAGGTGCTCCTACCAATAAAGAGAGATTCAAATATACTCGACAACTTTTAGATGATGGATTTTCCAGATATACGAATATTTTCATTCCTTGCAAAGGTAAAGTCTTTGATCTTTCGATTCATCATAGCAGTCAAAAAGTGGATCAAGGAATTGCTTGCGGCAATCTCTTATTCATGGTTCCCAAAAACAAGGCCTCTCAAGTTAAATTTTCTCTTCTCGTTTCTCCCTCACTCATTCTCCCTATTGCCCAAGGGCAAAAAATTGGAGAATACGTCGCCACGCTCGACCAGGAAATCCTCGCCCATGTTAACGTGGAAGCGAAAGATGAAATAAAGAAAGCGGGCGTTTTCCGTCGCATCTGGGGAGGGTCATGA
- the sucC gene encoding ADP-forming succinate--CoA ligase subunit beta: MKIHEYQAKILLNNYQIPVVQGKTAQTPEEALKIAQSPSHGSWVVKAQIHAGGRGKAGGVRIVHSPEEVKNVAHQILGKRLVTYQTGPEGILVKKVLVEESCSIDHEYYMGLTLDREREVPVFLVSTEGGIEIEEVARHHPKKILKIWIHPLQGLQAFQARQMALFLGFKDKAFLEAVKTFLGLSHLFFDKDCSLVEINPFVKTKEGGLLALDAKINFDDNALFRHPEIKALQDPSQENALEVKATEQGLNYIGLDGNIGCMVNGAGLAMATMDIIKFYGGSPANFLDVGGGASAEMVTTAFKILLSHPKVKGILVNIFGGIMKCDVIATGIVEAARGTKINIPLVVRLEGTNVELGKKILNDSGLAIATASTMAEAAQEIVKSVNRTFLTSKSKMTN, translated from the coding sequence ATGAAAATTCACGAATATCAGGCAAAAATTTTATTAAATAATTATCAAATTCCCGTCGTACAAGGGAAAACGGCTCAAACGCCTGAAGAAGCGCTTAAAATCGCTCAAAGCCCCTCACACGGATCGTGGGTGGTTAAGGCCCAAATTCATGCGGGAGGACGAGGGAAAGCGGGTGGCGTTCGCATTGTTCATTCACCGGAGGAGGTCAAAAACGTTGCCCATCAAATTTTGGGTAAGCGTCTCGTTACCTATCAAACCGGTCCTGAAGGCATTCTCGTCAAAAAAGTTTTAGTGGAGGAAAGTTGCTCTATTGATCATGAATACTATATGGGTCTTACCTTAGATCGTGAGAGAGAAGTTCCTGTTTTTCTCGTTTCGACTGAGGGAGGCATTGAAATTGAAGAAGTCGCTCGACATCATCCCAAAAAAATTCTTAAAATATGGATCCATCCCCTTCAGGGGCTACAGGCCTTTCAAGCCAGACAAATGGCTCTCTTTTTAGGATTTAAGGATAAAGCCTTTCTTGAAGCCGTGAAAACATTTTTGGGTCTCTCTCACCTCTTTTTTGACAAGGACTGTTCACTGGTTGAGATCAATCCCTTTGTAAAAACCAAAGAAGGCGGCCTTTTGGCCTTAGATGCCAAAATCAATTTTGATGATAATGCCCTTTTTCGTCATCCCGAGATTAAAGCCCTTCAAGATCCTTCTCAAGAGAATGCCCTTGAAGTCAAAGCCACAGAACAAGGACTCAATTACATCGGCCTCGATGGAAATATCGGCTGCATGGTGAATGGAGCCGGCCTGGCCATGGCGACCATGGACATTATTAAATTTTATGGAGGAAGTCCCGCCAATTTTCTGGATGTCGGTGGCGGGGCCTCGGCTGAAATGGTTACAACAGCTTTTAAAATTCTTCTTTCTCATCCTAAAGTCAAAGGAATTTTGGTCAATATCTTTGGCGGTATTATGAAATGTGATGTGATCGCTACTGGCATTGTTGAAGCTGCTCGGGGAACTAAAATTAATATTCCCCTGGTGGTACGCCTTGAGGGAACGAATGTTGAATTAGGGAAAAAGATTTTAAACGATTCCGGCCTTGCCATTGCGACAGCATCAACCATGGCAGAAGCGGCACAAGAAATTGTGAAAAGCGTAAACCGAACATTTTTAACATCAAAATCCAAAATGACAAATTAA
- a CDS encoding ATP-binding protein, with the protein MERSLSSVAFNPQWGRQMRFIAGPRQSGKTTLARAQLQKMGSPSCYFNWDLRTVRSSYRQNPLFYWDARYALDPHLQKCWVCFDEIHKMPKWKNILKEAFDEKEKEIQFIVTGSARLDLFRKSGDSLVGRYFLFHLFPVTLRELIGKIDIDPPSSMAKDWIEKKLSYHPKEGEPLKTLLQLSGFPEPLLQQSKTFHQKWKETYIDQLIREDLRDLTHIQELENVATLIQILPSRIGSPLSINSLKQDLEVSYNALKNYLRALELTYILFTISPYHRKIMRSVKKEKKFYFYDWTRILDPAARFENFVAVQLQTLTTFWNDSGHGPFSLFYIRTQDGKETDFLITENRTPWLLIEVKQSRRPIENHHLNHARELGHIPFIQLTEESNLASREGENVWVISAERLLT; encoded by the coding sequence ATGGAACGCTCCCTTTCCTCTGTTGCTTTTAATCCCCAATGGGGTCGCCAAATGCGCTTTATCGCAGGCCCTCGACAAAGCGGCAAGACGACTCTGGCCCGTGCGCAACTTCAAAAGATGGGTTCGCCAAGCTGCTACTTCAATTGGGATTTACGAACTGTCCGGTCCAGCTACCGTCAAAACCCTCTTTTTTACTGGGATGCCCGCTATGCCCTTGACCCTCATCTGCAAAAATGTTGGGTTTGCTTTGATGAAATTCACAAAATGCCGAAATGGAAAAATATCTTAAAAGAGGCCTTTGATGAAAAGGAAAAAGAAATCCAATTTATCGTGACAGGAAGCGCTCGTCTGGATCTCTTTAGAAAATCGGGAGATAGTCTAGTCGGTCGCTACTTTTTATTTCATCTATTCCCTGTAACCCTTCGAGAATTGATTGGGAAGATTGACATAGACCCACCCTCCTCCATGGCCAAAGACTGGATTGAAAAAAAATTGTCCTATCACCCAAAAGAAGGAGAGCCTCTCAAGACCCTGCTTCAACTCAGTGGATTTCCTGAACCTCTGCTGCAGCAAAGCAAAACCTTTCACCAGAAATGGAAAGAAACTTATATTGACCAGCTCATACGGGAAGACTTGAGAGACCTCACCCATATTCAAGAGCTTGAAAACGTAGCAACGCTCATTCAAATTCTTCCCTCGCGAATTGGAAGTCCTCTTTCCATTAACAGCCTCAAACAAGATTTAGAAGTAAGCTATAATGCGCTTAAAAACTATCTCCGAGCCCTTGAACTCACCTATATTCTTTTTACGATATCTCCTTACCATCGCAAAATCATGCGTTCAGTAAAAAAGGAGAAAAAATTTTACTTCTATGACTGGACGAGAATTTTAGATCCTGCCGCTCGATTCGAAAATTTTGTAGCGGTCCAGCTTCAGACCTTGACAACATTTTGGAATGATAGCGGCCATGGACCTTTTTCCCTTTTTTACATTCGGACCCAAGATGGTAAGGAAACAGATTTTCTCATTACAGAAAACCGTACCCCTTGGCTTCTGATCGAGGTTAAGCAGTCCCGAAGACCGATTGAAAATCATCATCTAAACCACGCCAGGGAACTGGGTCATATCCCCTTTATTCAATTAACTGAAGAATCTAACCTGGCCAGCAGGGAGGGAGAAAACGTCTGGGTCATCTCAGCAGAACGGTTACTCACTTAG
- the sucD gene encoding succinate--CoA ligase subunit alpha, translating into MSILINASTKVICQGITGSAGSFHTRQMVQYGTQMVGGVTPGKGGTHFACPEQSRGDNIPIFDTVQEAVEKTKANASVIYVPAPFAADAILEANEARIELVVCITEGIPVLDMAKVKKNLEGSSSRLIGPNCPGIITPGECKIGIMPGYIHKPGSVGVISRSGTLTYEAVWQLTSLGLGQSTCIGIGGDPIIGTGYIELLQLFEKDPQTKAIILIGEIGGNQEEEAAQYIQKNVTKPVVAFVSGMTAPSGKRMGHAGAIISGGSGTAIAKIEALRAAGVTVCETPAQIGATVKTLL; encoded by the coding sequence ATGAGTATCTTAATTAATGCATCAACAAAAGTCATCTGCCAGGGCATCACAGGCTCAGCCGGTTCTTTTCACACACGCCAGATGGTTCAATATGGAACTCAAATGGTCGGTGGAGTCACTCCTGGCAAAGGGGGAACCCATTTCGCCTGTCCCGAGCAAAGTCGAGGGGATAATATTCCCATTTTTGATACCGTCCAGGAAGCGGTCGAAAAAACTAAAGCCAATGCCTCTGTTATCTACGTCCCCGCTCCCTTTGCAGCCGATGCAATTTTGGAAGCAAATGAGGCTAGAATTGAACTGGTTGTCTGCATTACCGAAGGAATTCCCGTTCTCGACATGGCTAAAGTTAAAAAAAACTTGGAAGGAAGCTCTTCAAGACTCATCGGCCCTAATTGTCCTGGGATCATCACCCCTGGAGAATGTAAAATTGGTATCATGCCCGGTTACATCCATAAACCTGGCTCCGTAGGTGTCATTTCCAGAAGCGGCACCCTCACTTATGAAGCGGTTTGGCAACTCACCTCATTGGGCTTGGGACAATCCACCTGCATCGGAATTGGTGGAGACCCCATTATTGGAACAGGCTACATCGAACTCCTTCAACTTTTTGAGAAAGATCCTCAAACTAAAGCCATCATCCTTATAGGCGAAATTGGAGGAAATCAGGAAGAAGAGGCCGCTCAATATATCCAAAAGAACGTGACAAAACCTGTTGTTGCATTTGTCAGCGGCATGACGGCTCCTAGCGGGAAAAGAATGGGCCATGCTGGAGCTATTATTTCAGGAGGTTCAGGAACAGCCATCGCTAAAATAGAAGCTCTCAGGGCTGCCGGCGTCACGGTCTGTGAAACCCCTGCCCAAATTGGGGCAACGGTCAAAACATTGTTGTAA
- a CDS encoding efflux RND transporter periplasmic adaptor subunit translates to MLNKKIISFSIIFGFLVLGGGIFLKSFPRIHHQKSEAAVFYCPMHPTYTSDRPGDCPICNMKLEKREQVPSEEPKTKGENSKQEKKILYWTDPMMPDFKADKPGQSPMGMDLVPVYEEEGGVMESGQVPMGYSSILLSPEKMQLVGVKTAQVKKQILSKTIRTVGRVKVDETKMVRVHPKVEGWVEAIFAKYEGDKVKKGQPLFSFYSPDFVTAEQEYLTALSILKGVAPDASWDVKKDAEDNVRSSHQRLLWWDISEEQIEQLEKSGSPSKTLTIASPIDGVVIEKNVFAGKFMERGSEFYSLADLSIVWVDADVYEYDLPLVAVGEEGRVTLPSDSKKSFRGKIIYISPMLKPETRTAVARLELDNSDFALKAEMYVNVEIAIDFGERLAVPVDAVLDTGVRKIIFVSKEKGIFEPREITLGVKTDQWVEVKSGLSEGETVVTSGNFLIDSESRLKAAIQGVENGAGSVEHQHGQ, encoded by the coding sequence ATGCTGAATAAAAAAATTATTTCTTTTTCGATTATTTTTGGATTTTTGGTTTTGGGAGGGGGAATTTTTCTAAAAAGTTTTCCTAGAATCCATCATCAAAAAAGTGAAGCAGCGGTTTTCTATTGCCCGATGCATCCGACTTATACCAGTGATCGGCCGGGGGATTGTCCCATTTGTAATATGAAACTTGAGAAACGTGAGCAAGTGCCTTCAGAGGAACCTAAAACTAAGGGGGAAAATTCAAAGCAGGAAAAGAAAATTCTTTATTGGACTGATCCGATGATGCCGGATTTTAAGGCCGATAAACCGGGCCAGTCGCCCATGGGCATGGATTTGGTTCCTGTTTATGAAGAAGAAGGGGGTGTGATGGAGAGCGGACAGGTTCCAATGGGATATTCGTCTATTTTGCTCAGTCCTGAAAAGATGCAGCTTGTTGGCGTTAAGACGGCCCAAGTCAAAAAACAGATTCTTTCTAAAACCATTCGTACGGTGGGTCGCGTGAAGGTGGATGAAACTAAAATGGTTCGTGTTCATCCCAAGGTGGAAGGATGGGTCGAAGCAATTTTTGCGAAATATGAAGGGGATAAGGTTAAGAAAGGACAGCCGCTTTTTTCTTTTTATAGTCCCGATTTTGTAACGGCCGAGCAAGAATATCTCACTGCTTTAAGTATTTTAAAAGGAGTAGCTCCTGATGCAAGTTGGGATGTTAAAAAGGATGCCGAGGACAATGTACGCTCTTCCCATCAAAGGCTTCTTTGGTGGGATATCTCAGAGGAACAAATTGAACAATTAGAAAAAAGTGGAAGTCCCTCCAAAACTCTTACGATTGCTTCACCCATCGATGGGGTTGTGATTGAAAAAAATGTTTTTGCGGGAAAATTTATGGAGCGAGGTTCAGAATTTTATAGTTTGGCGGATCTTTCGATTGTTTGGGTCGATGCGGATGTCTATGAGTATGATTTGCCTCTGGTGGCCGTTGGAGAAGAGGGGAGAGTGACTTTACCGAGTGATTCAAAAAAATCATTTCGGGGGAAAATTATTTATATTTCTCCGATGTTGAAACCTGAGACACGTACAGCGGTCGCTCGTCTGGAACTGGATAATTCTGATTTTGCCCTTAAAGCAGAGATGTATGTGAATGTTGAGATTGCCATTGATTTTGGAGAACGTTTAGCGGTTCCTGTCGATGCTGTTTTGGATACGGGGGTGCGGAAAATCATTTTTGTGAGTAAGGAAAAAGGGATTTTTGAGCCGAGGGAAATCACTTTAGGGGTGAAAACGGATCAATGGGTAGAAGTGAAGAGCGGGCTTTCCGAGGGAGAGACGGTGGTCACGAGTGGTAATTTTCTTATTGATTCTGAAAGTCGGCTCAAGGCAGCGATTCAGGGAGTAGAAAATGGGGCGGGAAGCGTGGAGCATCAACATGGTCAATGA
- a CDS encoding efflux RND transporter permease subunit gives MNTFKKETFAEKIIEFSARNKFLIIFLVLAAIVGAIWSAQNIPLDAIPDLSDTQVIIYSRWDRSPDIIEDQVTYPIVSALLGAPRVKAIRGFSDFGFSYVYVIFKDGTDLYWARSRTLEYLSKITPRLPEGVKTELGPDATGVGWVFQYALVDTTGEHDLQELRTFQDWYLRYHLQSVQGVAEVASLGGFVKQYQVTLDPNRLLGYNIPLSRVVEAIRKGNQEVGGRLLEFSGAEYMVRGRGYAKSIGDLEKIVVGTDQKGTPILVKHLATVSLGPDIRRGLADLDGKGDVVGGTVIMRYGENALNVIKRVKAKLKEVELSFPHGVKLEVTYDRSNLISRAIETLKHQLIEEMIIVSLVIMLFLWHIPSAVIPILTIPIAVFLSFIPLLGMKLTSNIMSLSGIAISIGVLVDGAIVEVENAYKRLEQWVKGGRKGDYHEVRLRALKEVGPSVFFSLLVIAVSFIPIFTLVDQEGRLFKPLAWAKNLAMAIAAILAITLDPALRMLFTRMEPFKFKPSLLARFFTTLAVGRYYPEEKHPISKILFRVYEPVCRFVLKHRKTTIIAALVLVASTLPIYLKLGSEFMPPLWEGDILYMPTTLPGISVTEAQTLLQKQDQILKSFPEVEKVFGKSGRMESSTDPAPFSMMETVVLLKPQDQWRKIDRWYASFPQFLQRPFRSVWPDHISHEDLVNEMDRALKIPGTTNAWTMPIKNRIDMLTTGVRTPIGIKILGADLKRIEEIGTQLELILKDVAGTRSIYAERVAGGYFLDFDLKREELARYGLSISDVQEMIMTAIGGESVTTLIEGRERYSVNVRYSRELRDDIEKLKRVLVPTPFGPQIPLAELADIHFVQGPAMIRNENGLLAGYVYVDMSGRDIGSYVDEAKSIVAQKLRLPDGYGLLWSGQYENMIRVRKRLKVVIPLAILIISLLLYMNTQSMVKTGIVLLAVPFSLIGAIWLLWILGYHISIAVWVGMIALMGLDAETGVFMLLFLDLSYQYAKEKGKMNNASDLTEAIIHGAVKRVRPKMMTVMAAFMGLVPIMWATGAGSDLMKRIAAPMVGGLATSFILELLVYPAIYAVWKWHFEVKKGKERSNCSSYNLNSINDEKNDEKKHF, from the coding sequence ATGAATACATTTAAAAAAGAAACCTTTGCTGAAAAGATTATTGAATTTTCGGCCCGCAATAAATTTTTGATTATTTTTCTTGTTTTAGCAGCGATTGTGGGTGCGATTTGGTCAGCCCAGAATATTCCCCTGGATGCGATTCCAGATCTTTCAGATACCCAGGTGATTATTTATTCCCGATGGGATCGAAGTCCGGACATTATCGAAGATCAGGTGACTTATCCGATTGTATCGGCTTTGCTCGGAGCCCCACGGGTGAAGGCGATCAGAGGTTTCTCAGATTTTGGATTTTCTTATGTCTATGTGATTTTTAAGGATGGAACCGATCTTTATTGGGCGAGAAGCCGAACGCTGGAGTATTTAAGTAAGATTACCCCTCGTCTTCCGGAGGGCGTCAAGACAGAATTAGGTCCGGATGCAACGGGTGTGGGATGGGTGTTTCAATATGCCCTCGTGGATACGACGGGAGAACATGATCTTCAGGAGCTGAGAACCTTTCAGGATTGGTATTTGAGATATCATCTCCAAAGTGTTCAGGGCGTTGCGGAGGTGGCGAGTTTGGGAGGATTTGTAAAGCAATATCAAGTCACCCTCGATCCCAATCGATTACTCGGTTACAATATTCCTTTAAGTCGTGTGGTCGAGGCCATACGCAAGGGGAATCAGGAAGTAGGGGGGAGGCTCTTAGAATTTTCAGGGGCCGAATACATGGTTCGAGGCCGGGGATATGCAAAGTCCATCGGTGATCTTGAAAAAATTGTGGTGGGGACAGATCAAAAAGGGACGCCCATTTTGGTGAAACATCTTGCGACCGTGAGTTTGGGGCCTGATATTCGAAGAGGTTTGGCGGATTTGGATGGGAAGGGCGATGTTGTCGGCGGGACCGTGATCATGCGTTATGGGGAGAATGCCCTGAATGTGATCAAACGGGTTAAGGCCAAATTAAAGGAGGTAGAATTATCTTTTCCTCATGGAGTGAAATTAGAAGTGACCTATGACCGTTCGAATTTGATTTCAAGGGCCATTGAAACCTTAAAACATCAGTTGATTGAAGAAATGATCATTGTGAGTCTCGTCATCATGCTTTTTCTGTGGCATATCCCTTCAGCGGTGATTCCCATTCTGACCATTCCCATTGCGGTGTTTCTTTCTTTTATCCCTCTTCTCGGTATGAAATTAACCTCTAACATTATGTCCCTTTCGGGTATTGCGATTTCTATCGGGGTTCTGGTCGATGGGGCGATTGTGGAGGTGGAAAATGCCTATAAGAGGCTGGAACAATGGGTTAAAGGGGGTAGAAAAGGGGATTATCATGAGGTTCGTTTACGTGCCCTCAAAGAAGTGGGGCCTTCGGTATTTTTTTCTCTTTTGGTGATTGCGGTTTCCTTTATTCCCATTTTTACCTTGGTCGATCAGGAAGGTCGCCTTTTTAAACCTCTAGCTTGGGCCAAAAATTTAGCCATGGCCATTGCCGCTATTCTTGCGATAACACTAGACCCTGCTCTGCGGATGCTTTTTACGAGAATGGAACCCTTTAAATTTAAACCGTCCCTCCTCGCAAGATTTTTTACGACGCTTGCGGTAGGTCGATATTATCCTGAGGAAAAACACCCCATCAGTAAAATTTTATTTCGGGTTTATGAACCGGTTTGTCGTTTTGTGTTAAAACATCGCAAAACAACCATTATCGCGGCACTCGTGCTGGTGGCATCCACCCTTCCCATTTATTTAAAATTGGGTTCAGAATTTATGCCTCCGCTCTGGGAAGGGGATATTCTCTACATGCCAACGACTTTGCCGGGAATCTCAGTTACCGAGGCCCAAACCCTTCTTCAAAAGCAGGATCAGATTTTAAAGAGTTTTCCGGAGGTGGAAAAAGTCTTTGGTAAGTCCGGCCGCATGGAAAGCTCGACCGATCCTGCCCCCTTTTCGATGATGGAAACGGTCGTACTCTTAAAGCCTCAAGATCAATGGAGGAAAATTGATCGGTGGTATGCTTCTTTTCCTCAATTTCTGCAAAGGCCTTTTCGTTCGGTTTGGCCGGATCACATCTCTCATGAAGATTTGGTGAATGAAATGGATCGGGCCTTGAAAATTCCAGGGACGACAAACGCATGGACGATGCCGATAAAAAATCGCATTGATATGTTGACCACGGGGGTACGGACGCCGATTGGAATTAAAATTCTGGGAGCGGACTTAAAAAGAATAGAGGAAATTGGAACACAATTAGAACTTATTTTAAAGGATGTAGCGGGAACACGCAGTATTTATGCGGAGCGGGTGGCGGGGGGTTATTTTCTTGACTTTGACTTAAAACGGGAAGAACTGGCCCGTTATGGCTTGTCGATTTCTGATGTTCAAGAGATGATTATGACAGCGATTGGGGGAGAGTCGGTGACCACCCTTATTGAAGGCCGAGAACGTTATTCGGTTAATGTGCGTTATTCAAGGGAGCTCCGAGATGATATTGAAAAGCTGAAACGGGTTTTGGTTCCGACCCCATTCGGTCCTCAAATTCCCTTGGCTGAACTTGCCGATATTCATTTTGTCCAGGGCCCTGCGATGATTCGAAATGAGAATGGGCTTTTGGCCGGTTATGTTTATGTGGATATGTCAGGCAGAGATATTGGAAGTTATGTGGATGAGGCGAAAAGCATCGTGGCTCAAAAACTTAGGCTTCCAGATGGATACGGGCTTTTATGGAGCGGTCAATATGAAAACATGATTCGGGTGAGGAAACGGCTTAAAGTGGTTATTCCTCTGGCGATTTTGATCATTTCATTGCTGCTTTACATGAATACTCAATCGATGGTGAAAACAGGGATTGTCCTCTTGGCTGTTCCATTCTCTCTGATTGGGGCTATCTGGCTGCTTTGGATTTTGGGGTATCACATTTCGATTGCGGTCTGGGTTGGGATGATTGCCTTAATGGGACTCGATGCCGAAACGGGTGTTTTTATGCTGCTTTTTTTAGATCTTTCTTATCAGTATGCTAAAGAAAAGGGAAAAATGAATAACGCATCCGATTTGACCGAAGCGATTATCCATGGAGCGGTGAAACGTGTTCGCCCCAAAATGATGACGGTGATGGCCGCCTTTATGGGACTGGTTCCCATTATGTGGGCCACAGGAGCGGGTTCCGATTTAATGAAGCGCATTGCGGCTCCCATGGTGGGGGGACTAGCGACTTCTTTTATTTTGGAACTTTTGGTTTATCCCGCGATTTATGCGGTCTGGAAATGGCATTTTGAGGTGAAAAAGGGAAAGGAGAGAAGCAACTGTTCCAGCTATAACCTAAATAGTATTAACGATGAGAAAAATGATGAGAAAAAACATTTTTAA